In the genome of Puniceicoccales bacterium, one region contains:
- the surE gene encoding 5'/3'-nucleotidase SurE yields the protein MASVLITNDDGINSAALMALASSFVSGGWDVFVAAPQEEQSGVGRSIGLNKDLSCDEVSLDGCRAWAIGGTPSDCVNVALGNLLPKKPDLIISGINWGLNITIPIILSSGTVGGAIEGFCWGIPSMAVSQGLPDQKEHYLQCKIDYLKHSGLMEAIKISADITVEISVKFIDRKVVELHNVNFPYNIKRSASVENTRLSDITLNKNADFNVYGSLYEPVGNKFVFKFPSVDLSDSSSAKGSDISCLAKGNVSDSLVDLKRLCAF from the coding sequence GTGGCTAGTGTGTTGATTACTAATGATGATGGGATCAATTCTGCAGCATTAATGGCTTTGGCTAGTAGTTTTGTTTCCGGTGGTTGGGATGTTTTTGTTGCTGCACCTCAAGAAGAGCAAAGTGGTGTTGGGCGCTCCATAGGGTTAAACAAAGATCTTTCCTGTGATGAAGTCAGCCTGGATGGCTGTCGTGCGTGGGCTATAGGTGGTACGCCAAGTGATTGCGTGAACGTAGCTCTCGGTAATCTTTTGCCGAAAAAACCTGATTTAATTATTTCTGGCATTAACTGGGGGCTAAATATAACCATTCCAATTATACTTAGCTCAGGTACAGTGGGAGGCGCCATAGAAGGGTTTTGCTGGGGCATTCCGTCTATGGCTGTATCCCAAGGACTTCCTGATCAGAAAGAGCACTATCTTCAGTGTAAAATAGATTACCTAAAGCATAGTGGATTGATGGAAGCTATAAAAATTTCTGCTGACATAACCGTTGAGATTTCTGTAAAATTTATTGATAGAAAAGTGGTTGAGTTGCATAATGTAAATTTTCCATATAATATAAAACGTTCAGCTTCTGTGGAAAATACCCGATTGTCAGATATAACTCTTAATAAGAATGCTGATTTTAATGTGTATGGTTCTCTGTATGAACCTGTTGGCAACAAATTTGTTTTTAAATTTCCATCTGTCGACCTTAGCGATTCAAGTTCGGCCAAGGGCAGCGACATATCTTGCCTGGCTAAAGGTAATGTAAGTGATTCTCTCGTAGATCTTAAGCGATTGTGTGCATTTTAA
- a CDS encoding MarC family protein gives MNLFAETTISIYAILAPIIGAAIMIGMTPTATLEERIRISRQACTVAGVLLVIFAIAGNFIMGTVFRISTEAFQVGGGLYLLTISAGMVLKKEQGDENSQVQPVKPAASNVAITPIGTPLLTGPGTITATLVKKSAVCSTFSDTVVFFLALVFVMFLCYLTFVVSCKFAKLLTPKILGVIERATGVVLSCMALESIIAGISTFLLSPAMM, from the coding sequence GTGAACTTATTTGCAGAAACAACCATTAGTATTTATGCTATTTTAGCTCCGATTATTGGCGCGGCTATTATGATTGGTATGACTCCGACTGCAACTCTTGAAGAGAGAATTCGCATTTCGCGGCAGGCTTGTACGGTTGCCGGAGTGTTGCTGGTAATCTTTGCTATTGCTGGTAATTTTATAATGGGAACGGTGTTCAGAATATCTACCGAGGCATTTCAAGTGGGGGGAGGTTTGTATTTATTGACGATTTCTGCTGGTATGGTGTTGAAAAAAGAACAAGGTGATGAAAATTCCCAAGTTCAACCAGTTAAACCTGCTGCTAGTAATGTCGCCATAACTCCAATCGGAACTCCATTGCTCACGGGGCCTGGGACAATCACGGCGACTTTGGTGAAAAAATCTGCTGTATGTAGTACTTTTTCTGATACAGTTGTTTTTTTCTTGGCATTGGTGTTCGTTATGTTCCTGTGTTATTTGACCTTCGTGGTCTCATGTAAGTTTGCTAAGTTATTAACCCCAAAGATATTAGGTGTCATCGAAAGAGCTACTGGAGTGGTCCTTTCTTGTATGGCATTGGAATCCATTATCGCCGGAATATCAACATTTTTATTATCTCCGGCGATGATGTAG